One Panicum virgatum strain AP13 chromosome 9K, P.virgatum_v5, whole genome shotgun sequence genomic region harbors:
- the LOC120651592 gene encoding plant intracellular Ras-group-related LRR protein 5-like yields MTPATAEVVEELTRLYRELPPRPAVEEVEAAAAVLASADAEEEARLAEVDAEAAARARGSVPAELLDVLWEARRNAVRLRALQQRKEAAHVVELERRFKVFDDLIRRASRVVSPGDGDGGGGDAAYVVDEVVEVEAKRRPELAAAAAAAATEIDRGSKGGLGFETKSVSSLRRAASADNDTEKLGLIQVASLIESSAKKGTTELNLRGKLVDQVEWLPVSLGKLQDVTELDLSENRIMALPSTIGSLRYLTKLDLHANQLINLPDTFGELSSLIDLDLHANQLKSLPASFGNLTSLANLDLSSNMLKVLPDCLGKLTNLRRLIAETNELEELPYTIGSCTSLVELRLDFNQLKALPEAIGKLEQLEILTLHYNRIKGLPTTIGQLTRLRELDVSFNEVEMIPENICFAASLVKLNVSRNFADLRALPKSIGELEMLEELDISSNQIRILPDSVGFLSKLRVFLADETPLEVPPKEVVKLGAQEVVNYMKNMVASREASRKETDKRSFWAWLRSLFGCCKKDQGLGSVQLS; encoded by the exons atgacgccggcgacggcggaggtggtggaggagctcACGCGGCTGTACCGGGagctgccgccgcgcccggccgtggaggaggtggaggcggcggcggcggtgctggcctCGGcggacgccgaggaggaggcgcgcctCGCCGAGGTCGAcgctgaggcggcggcgcgggcgcgggggagCGTGCCGGCCGAGCTCCTCGACGTGCTGTGGGAGGCCAGGCGCAACGCCGTCAGGCTCCGCGCGCTGCAGCAGCGGAAGGAGGCCGCGCACGTCGTCGAGCTCGAGAGGAGGTTCAAGGTCTTCGACGACCTCATCCGGAGGGCGTCGCGCGTGGTGTCCCCCGGTGATGGGGACGGGGGCGGGGGTGATGCCGCCTACGTCGTCGACGAGGTCGTGGAGGTGGAGGCCAAGCGGAggccggagctggcggcggcggcggccgccgcggcaacGGAGATAGACCGCGGAAGCAAGGGCGGATTGGGCTTCGAAACCAAGTCCGTCTCGTCCCTGCGTCGGGCTGCTTCTGCAG ataatGACACAGAAAAGTTGGGCCTTATCCAAGTTGCAAGCCTTATAGAGTCATCAGCAAAGAAGGGGACTACAGAGCTCAATCTCCGGGGTAAACTGGTGGACCAAGTTGAGTGGCTCCCTGTTTCACTTGGGAAATTACAAGATGTTACTGAGCTTGATCTATCTGAGAATAGGATCATGGCACTCCCATCAACAATTGGTAGCCTTAGATACTTGACAAAGCTCGACCTCCACGCAAACCAGCTGATCAATCTGCCTGATACCTTTGGGGAACTTTCCAGCCTGATTGATCTTGACTTGCATGCAAACCAGCTTAAATCTCTTCCTGCATCATTTGGAAATCTCACCAGCTTGGCAAATCTTGACCTGAGCTCGAATATGTTGAAGGTCCTTCCTGATTGTTTAGGAAAGTTGACAAACTTGAGAAGGTTAATTGCTGAGACGAACGAGCTTGAGGAGCTACCATATACTATTGGATCTTGCACCTCTCTCGTGGAGCTTAGATTGGATTTTAATCAGCTAAAAGCCCTTCCAGAAGCGATTGGAAAGTTGGAACAGCTGGAGATCCTCACATTACACTACAACAGAATCAAAGGCCTGCCCACAACAATCGGCCAGCTTACCAGATTGAGAGAGCTGGATGTCAGTTTCAATGAAGTTGAAATGATCCCTGAGAACATTTGCTTTGCGGCCAGCCTTGTGAAGTTGAACGTCAGCAGGAACTTTGCCGACTTAAGAGCACTGCCAAAATCGATAGGGGAACTTGAGATGCTAGAGGAGTTGGACATCAGTAGTAACCAGATACGAATACTGCCAGATTCGGTTGGGTTCCTCTCAAAATTACGTGTATTTCTTGCTGATGAAACTCCACTGGAAGTACCACCTAAAGAAGTTGTGAAATTAGGAGCTCAG GAGGTGGTTAATTATATGAAGAATATGGTTGCTTCAAGGGAAGCAAGCCGGAAGGAAACAGATAAGAGGAGCTTCTGGGCCTGGCTCCGCTCACTGTTTGGTTGTTGCAAAAAGGATCAAGGACTGGGATCTGTTCAGCTTAGCTGA
- the LOC120648028 gene encoding pectinesterase inhibitor 10-like, with product MAPVTSILFAALTAATLTSLTDAAASSSPPWLAAVPPPPCVAPPSAVAFLRARCSATPYGVACYDALVPYACTFQTSPVKLARAAADVNLARLRGLSMRVKEVVASRGSAGGAGAEAAALRDCASTVASAAGLAKQSAAELAKLDAAGAAAAGRNRVRWAIANAQTWLSASMANEATCADGIAVAGAAASLAAREVVIGVLSAKEHTTIALALVNGIPVPS from the coding sequence ATGGCTCCTGTAACCTCCATTCTCTTTGCCGCCCTTACTGCTGCCACACTGACGTCATTAACCGAtgctgccgcctcctcctcgcccccgTGGCTAGCCGCCGTCCCGCCACCGCCATGCGTGGCGCCCCCGTCGGCGGTGGCGTTCCTCCGCGCGCgctgctccgccacgccgtaCGGCGTCGCCTGCTACGACGCCCTCGTCCCCTACGCGTGCACGTTCCAGACCAGCCCCGTCAagctcgcccgcgccgccgccgacgtcaaCCTGGCCCGGCTCCGCGGTCTCTCCATGCGCGTCAAGGAGGTGGTGGCAAGCCGCGGAAgtgccggcggcgctggggccGAGGCGGCCGCGCTCCGCGACTGTGCCAGCACGGTGGCGTCGGCCGCCGGCCTGGCCAAACAGtcggcggccgagctcgccaAACTCGACGCCGCGggagccgccgcggcggggagaAACAGGGTCAGGTGGGCCATTGCCAACGCGCAGACGTGGCTCAGCGCCTCCATGGCGAACGAGGCGACGTGCGCCGACGGGATCGCggtggcgggcgccgccgcgtcgctggCTGCGAGGGAGGTGGTGATAGGAGTTTTGAGCGCCAAGGAGCACACCACCATTGCCCTCGCGCTCGTCAATGGCATACCGGTGCCGTCTTAA